The window GGGTGTGCTGTCCGACGATGAGATCTGGCCGGCGATCTTCGCGTTGCCGTATGTGCGCCGGCATCCCGACGCCGCGTTCGTGGCCGAGACCGATGACGGGCGTGTGGCCGGGTACATCGTTTGCGCCCCGGATTCCGACGAGTTCGAGAACTGGTTCGCGGCCGAGTGGTGGCCGCCGCACGCCGAGCGCTGGCCTGACGCGGACGGCCGTTCGGCGACCGAACGCGACATCCTGAGCTATGCGAACGGACGAGGTCGGACTCCGAACCCGTGGCAGGCCGCCGGATATCCCGCACACCTACACATCGACCTGCTGCCCGAGCTGCAGGGGCAGGGCTTGGGACGCCTGCTCATCGAGACGCTGATCGCGCGGCTTCGCGAGCTTCATGTGCCCGGCGTGCACCTTGTGGCGCCTGCCGCGAACGCGGGCGCCGTCGCCTTCTACCCGCGGGTGGGGTTCACACCTCTGTTCGCCACGAGTGACGACGATCGCGCGTTCGGGAGGTTTCTCTGAGCGGTTTCCACCACGTCGAGCTGTGGGTCACCGATGACGAGACGACGTGGGCGGAATGGTCGTGGTTGCTGGAGCGGGTCGGGTTTCGTCTGGCCGAGACCTGGCCCGGCGGTCGGTCATGGGATGCCGGCCACGGATACCTCGTCTTGACGACCTCGCCGAACCTGCAGCCCGTCCCGCACGATCGAAGGCGACCCGGTATGAACCATCTCGCGTTTCAGGCCGGTTCGCGCGCGCACGTCGACGCGATCATGGCCGCCGCCTGCGCGCATGGCTGGACTGCGCTCTATCAGGAGCGGTACCCGCACGCCGGTGGCCCTGACCACTACGCCGGATGGCTCGAGAACTCTGCCGGGTTCAAAGTCGAGGTCGTGGCATCCTGACCTCACCGCGGCGTGGCAACCTAACCCCACCGAGGTCGTGGCATCCTGACCTCACCCCGGCGTGGCATCCTGACCTCACCCCGGCGTGGCAACCTAACCCCACCGAGGTCGTGGCATCCCGACCCCATCCCGGCGTGGCATCCTGACCCCATCCCGGCGCGGCATCCTGACCCGATCCCGGCGTGGCATCCTGACCCTGCCCCGGTGACCCGGCGTCAGGCCTCGGCATACCTCATGACGATGCGCCCTTCGATCTGACCGTGCTCCATGCGCTCGAAGATGTCGTTGATGTCATCGAGGCTCTCCACCGACGACACCGTGGGGTGGATGGCGCCGCGGGCGTAGAAGTCGAGTGCTTCGACCATGTCTTGCCGCGTGCCCACGATCGAACCGCGAATGGTGATGCGGTTCAGAACGGTGGAGAAGATGTCGGCGGGAAAGGTCCCGGGCGGCAGACCGACGAACACCACGGTGCCGCGCCGCCGGCACATCCCGGTTGCCTGACCGAATGCCTCGGCATGCACGGCCGTGACCAGCACGCCGTGGGCCCCGCCGGTCTGCTCCTGGATGGCGGCGACCGGGTCGGTCGTGGCGGCGTTCACGGTCACCTCGGCGCCGTGCGTGCGAGCCAGGGCGAGCTTCTCGTCGTCGATGTCGACGGCTGCCACGCGCATGCCCATGGCCACCGCGTACTGCACCGCGACGTGGCCGAGACCGCCGATGCCCGAGATCACGACCCATTCGCCGGGCGCGACTTCGGTCTCTTTCAGGCCCTTGTAGACAGTGATGCCCGCACACAGAATCGGCGCGACCTCGACAGGGTCCGACCCCTCGGGGATGCGGGCGGCGAAACGCTCGTCGACGAGCATGTACTCCCCGAAGCTACCATCGACGCCGTACCCGCCGTTCTTCTGCTGCAGACAGAGCGTCTCCCAACCGGTGCGGCAGTATTCGCAGGTTCCACACGCGCTCCACAGCCACGCGTTGCCCACCTTGTCGCCGATCGCAAGAGTGGTCACGTCCTCGCCGAGGGCGACGACCTCGCCGTAGCCTTCGTGCCCGGGGATCAGCTCGGGTTTGGGCGGCACCGGCCAGTCGCCGCGCGCGGCGTGCAGATCGGTGTGGCACACGCCGCTCGTGATGACGCGCACGAGTGCCTCACCGGGGCCGGGTGTGGGAATGGGCACCTCGCGGATCTCGAGGGGCTTGTCGGGGGCGATCACGACGGCCGCGCGCATCGTCGCCGGAAGCGACACCGGGGCCTGGCTCGGAACGGATTGAAGATTCGTCGACATGAGCTCTCACTTCCTCCGGGGCGGTCTGTCGCCGTCCTCTGAGACAGAGAATACCCGAATGTGGTCAGACCACACAAGAGACGTGCACAAGGGTGCCCCGACGCCGCGCTATCGCGGGACGTCGGCGCGCTTGGGCGATGCGCGATGCGGGCTATTCGGTCGGCGCACGCAAGTCACGCACGCGCCGGCGTTCTCGAAGAGCCGGGATGCCGGTGGTACCGACGATGCGCTCGTCGTCCTTCACCGTCCCGTCCTCATGCCATCCGTGCCGCTCGTAGAACGATGCCGCGCGCTCGTTGCCGTCGAGCACCCAGAGCGAAGCGGTGGGGAACCCCGACGCACGCAGCGACTGCTCGGCCGCGACCATCAGCGCATGCCCGACACCGGTCGACCAGTGTGCCGGCAAGGCGTACAGCGCGAACAGCTCACCGCGCACGGCCGCGCCCGGGTCATCGTCGCGGCACGCCCCCACCGATGCCCACCCGAGGGCCCGCCCCCCGCGCAGAGCGAGGAACTCGACGGCGCGGGGATCAGCGTGATACCGGGTCCAGTCCTGTGCGCGCCGGTGCGCTTCGGTGGTGATGTCGAGACGGCTCAGCAGAGCGTCGGGGATGAGCCCGTCATACGCGACGCGCCAAGAGGTCACCCGGATCGTCGCAATAGCGCGCGCGTCGGCCGCTGTCGCACGCCGTACCGTGAGCGTCATGAGCCGACAGTACTCGGGATGCCGCGCTAGGCGTACGCCGCTGCGCTCGCCTCATCGCTGACCGGTGCAGGACTCATCGTGAGCTGGATGTGGCACTGCGTCGGATCGCACGCCGGCAGCATCCCCTCGACCGCGAGCGGGCCGCCGGCCTCGCTCAGGACGCCCTGCATGAGGGCGATGTGTACCGCGCACAGCACATCGCGGTGCGCTGCCTGCGACCGCGCGTGCTCGCACGGAGTGAGATCGACGGTGAGCTCTTCGGTGTCGACGATCGGGTCGAATCCAGCGTCTTGCAGGTCTTCGACGAGGGCGTCGAGCTGGTGCTGGGCGTCGTCGGGCAGCTCCGACTCGGTCCATGGCATCACCCGGCGCATGAGGTCGCCGCGCTCGGCGGCTTCGCGCACTCGCTGCTGCGCGATCGGGCTGTGCGGGGCATCCGGCCCCGACACGGCGCTGTAAAGGATGCGGGGGCGCCCGCGGGTCGTGCGTCGCTCGGCCTCGGGCACGACGTAGCCGCCCTCGATGAGGCGCTGCAGATGCTCGCGCACCGTATTGGGATGAAGGCCGGTGGCCTTCGTGAGATCGCTGATGGTGACGGCGGGATGCTCCTGGAGCATGTGCATGATCTCGACCCGCGAGTAGCTGGAGATCGCGCTGTAGGCGGTGGCCATGGGTCCATTATCCCTGTCGCGCCGTGCCGGGGGCGCGTGGCGCGGCGTCGCGGATTGTTCCGGTGGGCACCGTGGCGCCGGGCCGTTGGTGCGCATAGCATTTCCCGTGTGGGAATACCCCACGCAGGCGTGGCCGTCCCGAGTGGGACACGAAGGGAATGATGATGGCGCAGAACAAGGCCCTCACGGCGAACAGCACGATCGGCGAGTGGCTTGAGCATCCGGTCGGCGGCGATCTTGTGCGTGGACTGCTGGCCGCCTCGGGCGCGAGCGAAGAGACCCTGGCACCGGTGAAGGGCCTTGCGCTGCAGCAGCTGGTGGCGATGAGCCAGGGGCAGATGCCGCAGTCGGTCGTCGACGACCTCGTGCTCAAGGCCAACGGCGGCGTCATGCCCGAAGACACCGAGAGCGGCGGCTGGACCGAGCGCGTGACCTCGGGCCGTTTCGCCGGAAAGACCGTGATCGTCACCGGCGCGGCATCCGGCATCGGGCGCGCCACCGCATCGCGGATCGTCCGCGAGGGCGGCCGGGTGGTGGCCGTGGATGTCTCGGCCGAGCGCCTCGCCGACTTTCAGGCATCGCTGCCCGACGGCGAGATCGTCACCGTCACCGGCGACATCACCGCGCAGGAGTCGATCGACGAGATCGTGGCCGCTGCCGGAGACACCATCGACGGGCTGGCGAACGTCGCCGGCATCAACGACGACTTCTCTCCGCTGCACGAGACCAGCGATGCCACGTGGGATCGTGTGCTCGGTGTGAATCTCACCGGCGCCTTCAAGCTCACCCGCGCGGTGCTGCCCGCGATGCTGAAGGCCGGCCGCGGTTCGGTCGTCAACGTCGCCAGCGAGGCGGGCCTGCGCGGAAACGCATCGGGCAACGCCTACACGACCTCCAAGCACGCCGTGGTGGGCATGACCCGCTCGGCCGCCTTCATGTACGGGCCGCAGGGCATCCGCGTCAACGCCGTCGCACCGGGCGGCGTGGCCACCGGCATCCCGTTCCCGCCGAACGTGTCGCAGGCGGGGTCGGCACGCCTGCAGCCGTTCCAGTCGGCGATCCCGACCGTGGCGACGGCTGAGCAGCTGGCGGCATCCATCACGTTCTTGCTCTCCGACGACGGTGTGAACATCAACGGCGCCATCCTGCCCTCCGACGGCGGCTGGTCGGTGCAGTAGGAACGTCGGCACGCGGCACCGGGCAGGATGGGGGCATGACCTCCGTCCTGCCCGACGCCGTCACCCTGGCCGCCGACATCCGTGCGGGGCGGGTGCCTGCCGCTGAGGCGGTCGATGCGCATCTGACGCGCATCGCGGCACGCAATCCGCACCTGAACGCGCTGACGGTCACCTTCGACGATCGCGCTCGCCGCGCCGCCGACGACATCGATCGTGCGGTCGCGGCCGGCCGCGACCCGGGGCCCCTGGCAGGGGTGCCGTTCAGCGTCAAAGAGAACATCGACCTGACGTGGTCGGCCACGACCGAGGGCTGGCGCGGCCTGGCCGAGGCGATTCCCGCGCGCGACGCGACGGTCGTCGCGCGTCTGCGTGCCGCGGGCGCCATCCCTATCGGTCGCGGAAACATGCCCGACTTCGGCATGCGCTGGGACACCGACAACGATCTTTTCGGACGCACGCTGAACCCGTTCGACGAGTCGCGCACGACGTTCGGGTCGAGCGGAGGGGATGCGGTGGCGGTG is drawn from Microbacterium protaetiae and contains these coding sequences:
- a CDS encoding SDR family NAD(P)-dependent oxidoreductase; the encoded protein is MAQNKALTANSTIGEWLEHPVGGDLVRGLLAASGASEETLAPVKGLALQQLVAMSQGQMPQSVVDDLVLKANGGVMPEDTESGGWTERVTSGRFAGKTVIVTGAASGIGRATASRIVREGGRVVAVDVSAERLADFQASLPDGEIVTVTGDITAQESIDEIVAAAGDTIDGLANVAGINDDFSPLHETSDATWDRVLGVNLTGAFKLTRAVLPAMLKAGRGSVVNVASEAGLRGNASGNAYTTSKHAVVGMTRSAAFMYGPQGIRVNAVAPGGVATGIPFPPNVSQAGSARLQPFQSAIPTVATAEQLAASITFLLSDDGVNINGAILPSDGGWSVQ
- a CDS encoding helix-turn-helix transcriptional regulator — protein: MATAYSAISSYSRVEIMHMLQEHPAVTISDLTKATGLHPNTVREHLQRLIEGGYVVPEAERRTTRGRPRILYSAVSGPDAPHSPIAQQRVREAAERGDLMRRVMPWTESELPDDAQHQLDALVEDLQDAGFDPIVDTEELTVDLTPCEHARSQAAHRDVLCAVHIALMQGVLSEAGGPLAVEGMLPACDPTQCHIQLTMSPAPVSDEASAAAYA
- the adhP gene encoding alcohol dehydrogenase AdhP codes for the protein MRAAVVIAPDKPLEIREVPIPTPGPGEALVRVITSGVCHTDLHAARGDWPVPPKPELIPGHEGYGEVVALGEDVTTLAIGDKVGNAWLWSACGTCEYCRTGWETLCLQQKNGGYGVDGSFGEYMLVDERFAARIPEGSDPVEVAPILCAGITVYKGLKETEVAPGEWVVISGIGGLGHVAVQYAVAMGMRVAAVDIDDEKLALARTHGAEVTVNAATTDPVAAIQEQTGGAHGVLVTAVHAEAFGQATGMCRRRGTVVFVGLPPGTFPADIFSTVLNRITIRGSIVGTRQDMVEALDFYARGAIHPTVSSVESLDDINDIFERMEHGQIEGRIVMRYAEA
- a CDS encoding VOC family protein, with protein sequence MSGFHHVELWVTDDETTWAEWSWLLERVGFRLAETWPGGRSWDAGHGYLVLTTSPNLQPVPHDRRRPGMNHLAFQAGSRAHVDAIMAAACAHGWTALYQERYPHAGGPDHYAGWLENSAGFKVEVVAS
- a CDS encoding GNAT family N-acetyltransferase yields the protein MTLTVRRATAADARAIATIRVTSWRVAYDGLIPDALLSRLDITTEAHRRAQDWTRYHADPRAVEFLALRGGRALGWASVGACRDDDPGAAVRGELFALYALPAHWSTGVGHALMVAAEQSLRASGFPTASLWVLDGNERAASFYERHGWHEDGTVKDDERIVGTTGIPALRERRRVRDLRAPTE
- a CDS encoding GNAT family N-acetyltransferase, coding for MSSIRPFRTGDEPALAEVCVRTAAFGGDATGVLSDDEIWPAIFALPYVRRHPDAAFVAETDDGRVAGYIVCAPDSDEFENWFAAEWWPPHAERWPDADGRSATERDILSYANGRGRTPNPWQAAGYPAHLHIDLLPELQGQGLGRLLIETLIARLRELHVPGVHLVAPAANAGAVAFYPRVGFTPLFATSDDDRAFGRFL